CGCCGGCGCACGGCCGTGCCGACCAGTCCGACGATGAGCAGCAGTCCGAGGACGCCGATGCCGATGAGGAGGTAGAGCTGGTCAGCGAGAGCACCCATGCCGCCAATCCAATCACGCGGCACGCGCGAGCCGGCAAACCACCGTGTCCGTCCACCGCGGGCTGCACGGATAGTCTCCCGGCATGACTGGAACGCCCGACGCCCGCCTCCGCATCATCGCGACGATGATGGTCCGCGACGAGGTCGACATCGTCGCCGCCATGATCGAGCACACCCTCGACCAGGGCGCTGACCTGATCATCGTCACCGACAACGCGTCGGTCGACGGCACCACCGAGGTCCTCGAGGCGTACGCCGCGACCGAACGTGTCGAGCTGCACCACGATCCACTGCACAAGAAGCAGCAGAGCAAGGTGGTCACGGGCATGGCCCGACGCGCGCGCACCGAGCACCGGGCAGACTGGGTCCTCAACCTCGACGCCGACGAGTTCCTCGTCCCCGTTGACAAGCAGCTGACCGTGCGCGAGGCGTTGTCGCGCACCAGCCTGCACCTGAACGCGTTCACCACCGAGGTCGTCAACCTCGTCGGCCCCCCGGCCTGGAGCGGCGGCGGCATCGGCAGGCTCGACTGGCGCGACCACCGCCCGGTCGAGCAGCTCCACGAGATCGGCATCCACGCCCACCCGACGCCGAACTGCGTGCACCGTGGCGAGTCCGACATCGTCGTCGCCCAGGGCAACCACTTCGTCTCGCTGCTCTCCAACGGCCAGCCGCCGGCCGAGGTCGCCATGGAGGTCTACCACCTGCCCTGGCGCTCGTGGGCGCAGCTCGAGCGCAAGGTGGTCAACGCCGGCAAGGCCTACGAGGGCAACCCCGAGCTCAAGCCGAGCAAGAACCACCACGGCATGGCTGACTACCGCCGTTACAAGGCGGGGCGCCTCCAGGAGGCCTACCTCGCCCGCACGCCCACTCGCGGCGAGATCGAGCGCGGTGTCCCAGAAGGTCACTACGAGCACGACGGCTGGCTCTCGCAGCACCTGATCGGTCTGGCCGGGCGGGCGGTCCTCCCCCAGCAGCTGGAGGCCGTCGTGGGCCCGGACCGCGACCACCCGGTCCCGGACGCAGAGCACGAGGCCGGCGCTGCGGCAGGTCGGCGCTGGCTGGCCGAGGACCGGCTCGCCACTGCTCCCGCGTGATCAGAGGCTGAAGCCGCGCCGCTTCCGCTCCTCGATCGCGACCTCGACCAGCCGCTCCGCACGAGCGTGGAACGAGTGCTCGCGCGCGATCCGTGCGGCCACCTCGCGCCGGTAGGCGTCGTCTCCGAACACTTCGTCGGGGTTGACCATCGAGGACAGGCGCACGAGATCCTCGGGCGTCCGGTAGACCTGCACGAGGTTGCCGAAGGTGTCACCGAGTCCTGCGACGTCATCGGTGATGACCCGGGCACCGCTCGCGGCCGCATCGAAGAGGCGGTTGGACACGAAGCCCTCGACCCGCATGTCCTCCCAGTGGTCGTTGAGCACCACTCCTGCGCTCCGGTACGCCGCCCCGAGATCCGCGTTGGGGAGGTACTCGCCCTTGATGTAGCGCTTGTGGACGAACTCCTTCCACTGCCCTCCGTAGATCGACAGGGGAAGGCCCTGCTCGACGGCATCCGCCACGATCGGCCGACTCACGTTGCGCGAGCTGCCCACGAACAGGACCGGGTGCCCGGTGTCGGGCACCGCGCGGTCCGGGTGGAAGGACTCCGGATCGGTCGCCTGGAGCAGCGGCTCCACCCTGCGTCCCCATTCGCGCGAGGTCTGCTCGGCCCACGAGACGCTGGCGGCGAGAACGCGGTCGAAGTAGTGCGCCTGCGCTGCGTGGAAGCGTTCGGGGTGGGAGATCACCCAGACCAGGTTCACGCTCTCGGCGAACGGCTGATAGGGCGCGAGTCCCTGCAGCACCAGGTTCACGTCATCGTGGCGCCCCGACGAACGGTAGAACTCCGGGCGGGCATCGATGACGACCTGCTGCCCGAGCTCGCGAAGCGCTCCTGCGACGGCACGGGCGAAGTGGGTGTCGCCCCAGTGCTCGCCGGCCTTGCCCGCGGGGGCCGGGTTCTTGATGGACCAGCGCAGTCGCGGCGGCGCCTCCGAGACCTGGGCCCGGCCCGGCAACCGGTCCGTGCGCACGAGCACAGGCGACGGCGCCCCGACCGATCCGATCTCGTCGCGGTGGTGAACCACCTCGTGATCGACGACGGTGAACCCGCGCGTGCCCCACAGCTTCACGTCATCCGCCGGCAGGCGGTCGCGCCACTGCTCGAGCAGGACGGCGCGGTTCTGGCGGGACTTCTTGAAGCGGCCCTCGCTACGCGACTCGTGGTGGATGACCACTGAGTCGGGCCGGACGACGAAGTGGCCCTCGCGGACGTCGGCGAGGCGCAGGCACAGGTCGATGTCCTCCATGCCGTTGCGATAGATCGGGTCCAGGCCACGCACTGCCGTCAGGTCGGCGTGCCGGACGGCAAGGGCGGCACCGGTGAGTGCGTGGAACCGCAGCTGCTCGATGCCCTCGGCGTCCTCGCGAGGGAAGCCACCGAGGAACTCGTGCGGAATCCCGACACACGACGGGAACGCGACGCCGGCCGACTGGATCGTGCCGGTCGGGAAGAGCAACAGCGACTGGACACCGAGGACCTGAGGGTCCTCCAGAGCGCTGACCAGCGGCGTGAGCCAGCCCGGCTCGACCTCGGTGTCGTTGTTGAGGAGCACGACCACAGCTCCGCGGGCATGCGCGAAGGCCAGGTTGTTGGCCATGGCGAAGCCGCGGTTGATGTTGTCGTGCATGACCCGGACACCCGGGAAGCGGAGCGGCAGGCTGTCGAGGATGACCGCGCTCATGGCGTCGCCGCCGTCGTCGTGCACGATGCAGTCGATCTCGAGATCGGTCTCGGTCTGGGCAAGTGCGGCGACCGCGTCGGTCGTCATCCGCCAGTCACGGTAGGTGGGGATCAGGACCGACACCACGTCGGCTTCCGGCGTGCGCTCCTCGATCTCCGACCAGTCGATGAGCCGGTCACGCAGCGCCCGGTCGGGCGCGGTGTCCAGCGGCGCGTAACGCAGCCGCTGCCACCGGCGGAGCGGGCGCAGCGCCCGCATCCGGACAGACTGGTCGCGGGTGGTGCCAACCACCGGGAGGTACTCCACCCGGGAGTGGTCGGTCAGGGCAGTGACGAGAAGCCATGCCCAGATGTCCTGGGACCAGTCGATCGCCGCGGACGCAACCAGGTCGCGCCGTGCGACGACCCGGGAGATGTCGATGGTCTGGCGGCTCACCACGCGACCGCCTGCCAGGCGAGCCGCACCGTAGCGAATCGAGTCGCCGCGCTCCACCTTGAGCACGTCGGCGACAAGGTCAGCGCCGCCGGAACGGGCGGCAGCAACTGCCAACCGGAGACGATCGGCCGACCAGGTCTCGCCGGCGGTGATCACCGCGGCGTACTCACCCGTGGCACGCTCGACGGCCTCGCGCACGCCGAGGCCCACGTTCTGCCCGACCTCGAGCACCGTGACGCGTTGTCCCGGCACCTCCTCGAGGGCAAGGGCCGCCAGCGACGCGTCCTCGACGAGGACGAAGGCCTCCCACGAGACCTCGGTCTGCGCGGCCACGGACCGGAGGGTGTCCGCGAGCCGCTCGGGCACATAGCCACCGATGATCGCGACGCTGACGAGCGGACCGGACGTGGAGGGCGCGGGCCGGACACCGGCGAGTCGGGCGCGCGCGGCGTCGGCCTCCGGGCCAGGCGCCTGACGGACCAGGTCCGGGGCCATGGGCGACTCACGTTCACGCCACTCGACCAGACGCTCGCGGAGCCAGGCGCAGAGGTCCGGCTGGCGTCCGTCGTCATCGACCGGGAGCCATTCGTTGGCGTGGGCGCCGGCAGGCGCACCGACCTCGACGTAGTGGCCGATCGGTCCGTCACGGTGGTCACGCGCTGCGGGGAACTTCGCCACGTAGGGGCCGACCCGGAAGAGCGGATGCGTGCGGTACCTCCAGCGCCGACGCTGGAGGTAGACCGTGAGGGGGTCGCGGTCGTCCTCGAGCGAGAGCTGCTCGGCAAGGAAGGTGGGGTCGACCAGCGGGTGCGGGGTCAGACCGCCGCTCCGGCCGGTGGAGAGATAGTGGCGAATCGCCTGGCGCCGATCGAGGGGGCTCGCGCCACGCTCGAGCTGCAGGTTGTACCAGTCCAGATCGAACAGGGTCGAGGACGCAAGCACCTTCAGCGATGCGTGGACCGGGTCCTGGCCCGACTGCACCCGATTGATTGCCCGCCTGGCAACCCGTCGTGCGCGTCGCGTCAGTTCGTTCGCCATCGATTCCCCTTTTGCCGAGACAGGTCGACGGTCATCCTGCCACGGCGTCAACGCGGTAGCCGTCGTCCGTTGCCATTCGTCGGACGCTCTACGATCTGCGGACAGGCACATTCGAAGGAGTCATCAGTGGGTTCGAAACAAGCGCTTCATGTGCTCCGCCAGCTGGCCTACGTCGGCATGGCAGCAGCCGGCGTCGCGGCAGCGGTGCTGGCAGCCGCCGGATCCGTTCGGTGGGCGGTTGCGGCGCTGAGCCTTGTCCCCGTTGCCCTCGCCTATCTCCTGTGGGGTTTCAGCCGGACGCTCCAGGAAACGGCCCACGGACAGCGTGAGCGCCACCAGCAGCTCGGGCGCCAGGTCCGACGGACGAACGCCGGGCTTTCCGAGGTCGCCAAGATCGTGGCCACGCTGGAGAAGCGTCAGGACCCCACGCCGGAGCTCTCCCGAGCAGCGGGCCGGTACGACGAGCTGCGCCGTCGCATTCTCGCCCTCACCCACTCCGTGGACGCGACCGCGAGCGAGACCGTGAACCTGGCTCGCCTCCAGGACGAGCTGCTGCCCGGGACCGCCACGATGCCGACCCTCGGCGGTTGGGCGGCAACCAACCGCACCATCGCGGAACTGGTCTCGATCGTCCTGACCCGCGCCGAGCACCCGACTGTTGTCGAGTGCGGCTCAGGCTCCTCGACCGTCTGGACCGCGGCCGCCCTGCGCAAGCGCGGCGGCGGCAAGGTCATCTCCCTCGACCACGACGCGTCGTACGCGGAGCGCACCCGGGAGGAGCTGCGCCGCCACGGCTTGTCCGACTACGCCACGGTGATCCACGCACCGCTGACCGACCTTCCGGGACAGGTGGGACGGCAGTGGTACTCCACCGCCGGGCTCCCCGAGCTCGACGGAGTGGACGTCCTGTTCGTGGACGGCCCGCCCGGAGCCTCGGCCCGTCTCGCGCGCCAGCCGGCATGGGACACGTTCGCGCCCAGCCTCAACAACGGCGCGCTGGTGATCCTCGACGACACCGACCGCGAGGCCGAGCAGGAGATCGTCGAGGACTGGACCTCGCGTCCGGTCGCCGGTCGCGACCTGGCCTTCGTGGGCTACCTGGGCCGGGCCACCCTCATGGACGTCACGACCGGCTGAGAGCCAGCGATCAACGACGCGACGTCAGCGGGCGGTGGGCGTCGTCCTCGGTGAGCACCGGCAGCGCGGAGCGACCTCGCGCGAGCGCATCGCCCAGCCACGCGGCGCGCGGGATCTCTTCGCCGCGGTGTGGGTAGGCGACGTACAGGACGACGAGAGCTGCCACGGCAACGGCAGCCAGAAGCAC
This genomic interval from Nocardioides cavernaquae contains the following:
- a CDS encoding glycosyltransferase family 2 protein, producing MTGTPDARLRIIATMMVRDEVDIVAAMIEHTLDQGADLIIVTDNASVDGTTEVLEAYAATERVELHHDPLHKKQQSKVVTGMARRARTEHRADWVLNLDADEFLVPVDKQLTVREALSRTSLHLNAFTTEVVNLVGPPAWSGGGIGRLDWRDHRPVEQLHEIGIHAHPTPNCVHRGESDIVVAQGNHFVSLLSNGQPPAEVAMEVYHLPWRSWAQLERKVVNAGKAYEGNPELKPSKNHHGMADYRRYKAGRLQEAYLARTPTRGEIERGVPEGHYEHDGWLSQHLIGLAGRAVLPQQLEAVVGPDRDHPVPDAEHEAGAAAGRRWLAEDRLATAPA
- a CDS encoding glycosyltransferase, translated to MANELTRRARRVARRAINRVQSGQDPVHASLKVLASSTLFDLDWYNLQLERGASPLDRRQAIRHYLSTGRSGGLTPHPLVDPTFLAEQLSLEDDRDPLTVYLQRRRWRYRTHPLFRVGPYVAKFPAARDHRDGPIGHYVEVGAPAGAHANEWLPVDDDGRQPDLCAWLRERLVEWRERESPMAPDLVRQAPGPEADAARARLAGVRPAPSTSGPLVSVAIIGGYVPERLADTLRSVAAQTEVSWEAFVLVEDASLAALALEEVPGQRVTVLEVGQNVGLGVREAVERATGEYAAVITAGETWSADRLRLAVAAARSGGADLVADVLKVERGDSIRYGAARLAGGRVVSRQTIDISRVVARRDLVASAAIDWSQDIWAWLLVTALTDHSRVEYLPVVGTTRDQSVRMRALRPLRRWQRLRYAPLDTAPDRALRDRLIDWSEIEERTPEADVVSVLIPTYRDWRMTTDAVAALAQTETDLEIDCIVHDDGGDAMSAVILDSLPLRFPGVRVMHDNINRGFAMANNLAFAHARGAVVVLLNNDTEVEPGWLTPLVSALEDPQVLGVQSLLLFPTGTIQSAGVAFPSCVGIPHEFLGGFPREDAEGIEQLRFHALTGAALAVRHADLTAVRGLDPIYRNGMEDIDLCLRLADVREGHFVVRPDSVVIHHESRSEGRFKKSRQNRAVLLEQWRDRLPADDVKLWGTRGFTVVDHEVVHHRDEIGSVGAPSPVLVRTDRLPGRAQVSEAPPRLRWSIKNPAPAGKAGEHWGDTHFARAVAGALRELGQQVVIDARPEFYRSSGRHDDVNLVLQGLAPYQPFAESVNLVWVISHPERFHAAQAHYFDRVLAASVSWAEQTSREWGRRVEPLLQATDPESFHPDRAVPDTGHPVLFVGSSRNVSRPIVADAVEQGLPLSIYGGQWKEFVHKRYIKGEYLPNADLGAAYRSAGVVLNDHWEDMRVEGFVSNRLFDAAASGARVITDDVAGLGDTFGNLVQVYRTPEDLVRLSSMVNPDEVFGDDAYRREVAARIAREHSFHARAERLVEVAIEERKRRGFSL
- a CDS encoding class I SAM-dependent methyltransferase, translated to MGSKQALHVLRQLAYVGMAAAGVAAAVLAAAGSVRWAVAALSLVPVALAYLLWGFSRTLQETAHGQRERHQQLGRQVRRTNAGLSEVAKIVATLEKRQDPTPELSRAAGRYDELRRRILALTHSVDATASETVNLARLQDELLPGTATMPTLGGWAATNRTIAELVSIVLTRAEHPTVVECGSGSSTVWTAAALRKRGGGKVISLDHDASYAERTREELRRHGLSDYATVIHAPLTDLPGQVGRQWYSTAGLPELDGVDVLFVDGPPGASARLARQPAWDTFAPSLNNGALVILDDTDREAEQEIVEDWTSRPVAGRDLAFVGYLGRATLMDVTTG